A window of Populus trichocarpa isolate Nisqually-1 chromosome 17, P.trichocarpa_v4.1, whole genome shotgun sequence genomic DNA:
GGAAGTAGTAATAGGtcaggataaaaaatgatgttggGTTTTCTCCACTGGTGCAAGGAGCAAACTGATGGCTAACATGGAGAGAGAGGTTGAAAACGAAGCGCCTGGACCTAGGAATTGAACGAAAAAAGGCTCCAATTTGAAGCCAAGCAAGGCAgatgaagaagagagagagagagagactgaaGCTATTAACAAAGAAGGAACAAGGTTGACCTAGCCACCCAAGCTGCATAAGCAAGCCATGTCACGCCAAGCTGCCTTTACCCCTCCTACAACCACTCCCCCAGAAAAGGAGCCAACAACCCCAGCCAGAAAGAAACCTAATCTCATCCAAAGCCTACCAGCAGGTAGGTCAAGAAAGCATGAATTGATACAGCTGTTTTGGTGAATAGGGAATTCTCTCAAGGTCCATAGTGAATCTTCCATgggttttagtgttttttttttttaatgcttgttCGCATTTAATGTTTAGGGTCTGCCAACAATCAAGTTATTCAATAAGCCCCGGATTTCTAATTCCCAGTCCAAAACCAGGATTTTTgaaacattattcaactttgTGTATAGCttatttacatataaaatgACATCATACAAGCCTTAGACGAAGGAACTGAAAGTGGAGAATCCTTAAGCATGGCCTCTGGCATGACAAGCCTGTAGCCATGACATAAAGCAGTTTGCTGTCAGCTCACTCAGGAAATGTAGGCAGGTTTGGATTAAGTTTAAAAATGCCAGACTTCCAGGTCGGATGCTTTAGATTGTCAAATATGCCAGAGGCTTGGGACTTCAGTAGCGAGAGTAACCaatatttgatgatgagatgcATCTTGCCTCAACGGCCAGTGTCTTGATAACCCCGCGGCATGGGTCTCCAAATACAGCATTCGAAATCGCAATATCACACTTATTTTTCCCCTGGCAAGCCTGCATGAAAGGAATAAGATAAAATCGCAGAGACAGACCACCGGAAAGacaatttatcattaaaatgtGAAATTTTCTAGTCCATGTAGTGCATTTTGCATGTCTTATGGAATTCCCAAAGCTATACAATGAAGAATGTTTCTTCTAAGGGTTCATCTAACACATGCTCTTAGGGAAATATGTCAAGAGATTACTTATCAACAGTTATCCTATTTCTGGTTATTGGAAAATCCAGTGGCCTGAGATTCATGGAAAGATAAAGGTGtaagagattttttaaattttcaaacacGATTTTATTGACGAGAGAGAGTGAAATATATGCCGTTCAAGTGTTGGCACTCACTGTGTCCTCCTTTCTAACTGTTTAAACACCTCGACATGCAGTTCTAAGAATTTCAAGTTTTATGCCACTCAAGGACAACAATCAACTAGATGCTTAACATTCATGACCAAGTTTGAAAATTCCAATTTTATACCTTGCATAGAAATATCTACCATGAAGTAGCTGTCATGTGCTTGTGTTCTTCAATACATATTCTCAGCACCAAAAGAGCTTGACATTTAGAATAATCGGGTtcaaaaagttgtgttggtatGTTTACCTCAGTGACCACAGAAGAAGAATTGGAGGCATGGCAGTTGCCCCTAGAAAACTTCTGGCAGCTACCGTTAGGAGTTCCATAGCTAGCAAATTCTATTGAGGACATTATATGCCCATCTTGACACTTCAAGTGCATTTCTGGTGTCATATCATTGCGTGATATATTCCCACCAGTTAAATCTGCCCGGGACCACTTCCTGAGAGGTGGATAATGGGACTCTGAGACTTGAGCACAAATCACTTTTGCTGACCGTAACTTAACTGAAATCTCAAATGGATTCCCTCCTGTTTCCTCAAACACGACAAGTAGATTATTTGATGCCTCTAACCATGCCCGAGGGACATGGTACCTGGACATAAACCAATAACAGCACATGACATTAAAACCATGATTTTTCGTTGCTATTGTCAAATTGTAGAAGCAAAACATGGTAAATAATTTATACAAGGGAAGCAAGCGTAGCTCCATCATGCACATACACACAAACTGATACACAGCATGTCTGAGGAAAAGTTACCAGGTTTGAGTAGGATTGCCACAATTTGTTCTACACTTTCCAGAACTGTAGGCTCCACGATAATCACAACTTCCGCATCCATCTTTTGGAGAAACCACTGTCCAGTATCTTCCTATGTGGTGACCATTGACCCATGCCTGGCCCTTTCCCATGCTTCCCAAATCAAGAGCAACTGGGTCAACCCCGGATGGTGCATCGAAGAATGTCTTCAtgaattgagagaaaaaaaatactattttagaCTAAGAGTAAAATGCATGACATTATGTAATCAGCATCAGCTGTGTGTGTGTTCCTACCATTGAGGATATTTGTTAATCACTTGTGAATACCAACTTCGacttaactaattaatattttatattaatatttacagTACTAGATAAAATGGGACCAACAATCAGTTTATCCAATCCTCTATAAGCAAAATCAGTAAAGAAATTAACTTACAAATGTTCCACATAATAGCTTTCATGGTCGAATACCATAAGACATTAGCCTTACCTTATACCAGGTAAATGTGGATGGAGTAGCATCAACTGCCAATTCAGACCATTCAAACTTTTCATTATCGCCTGTGCTGTAAACTTTAAGGAACTCACCCTTAAGCCCAACCTTTAGAAGAAATAAACAACTCAGTTTTCTACCTttaggagagagaaaacatCGTGCACTTTGTTGCCATAGCTAAAGAATCAAATCAGATGTggaaaataacataattgaCAGAAAGGAGCAAGAGCCACATGATTTAAAATTTGTGCCACTGTGAGTATCAAAGTCTCTATTTAGTTTTGATGTACTAAAGGTAATGCATTGGTGCTTTCCTTTTAACTGCACATCCATGTATGTTCTGCTGCTTCATATTTCTCCATCAAACTCACTTATTTTAATagataaacaaactcaaaaGAGCAAGATCTCTGCAGTATTATAGTCAAAATACACACAGGATTCTATTTCAGTATTTCAGTTGAGAACCAAGGATGCCAGACCCCAGCGGTTAGACATGGATCGTATTTTTCTAAGCTCAAGACATCAACATAAGCAATTGACTTCCCTCAGCCATGTCTTTGCCTTGTATAACATGTGGACATGCTGACTGACACTCTAGAACCACTCATATTCCATAAGATTTTAGAACTTGATGAACAAACCTTTTGCTACAGGGACAACTTAGCAGATAACAGCAAGAATTTCAGTTGCCTAGTAATCCATgtagttttaaaatcaaacaaataacaaaaagtaTCGTAAGAAATTTACCAAATAcatgttttctttcatttgcaaAATGAAACTACAGAATGTCgaacaaaatcatcaaaacataCCTGGTAAGTCCATGATAAGTTTGAGAGGTCTATATCCCCATTTTTAAATCCAGTAAGCTTAATTTGACCTTTAAAGCCTGCTCCATCTCTTTCTAAGAAGGCACCGTAATTCTGTATCATCAATTTAAATCATAGGGCAGAGTATATGGAATTAGTAATACCAGACCTAAGGAGACAGGTAACATACAAAACTCGATGTGcagctaaaaaaacaagttaactaGGATGCTACAAAAGCAACTGAGCGAGCCTATCATCTGCCATTACAATCCAACATAATCTGTTCTGCTCAAAATTTACAACTCACAAGGAATCAAAGCCAATAACTGAGGAGAGAACAGAGAATTCATATTCACAAATCACAAACTAGGTAGTGTGTCTGTAATATCAATCCAATTAAGGTAGgtaattttaagatattttacaTGCCACATGTAGTATATATGTGGAAAAATGTGGAAATCCCAAATTTAATCTGCCCCTTACCTGGGAGtaagaaaaagtaaagaaaaagtcACAGCTCTAAAATATAATCTCCATGAATTAAAAGGAGATATAAGGATTGGAAAAGCTCAGATTtgtcaaataaaacaatattcattAAGAGGTTCAAGCTTCAAATGTCCCAGCTTTTAATCAGAGCAAAAAGGGGGAGAAGTGCTTTTCTCCCATGAAGAACAAAAAGTAAGAAACATGGAAATCCCAAAAGACGATGATAGCATGGAAGAACACCTATGGCAGCTTGAAGCTCATCAACGAACACCTGGGCTGACTTTTGGGGCATAAGGGAGATTTTTTTAGTAATCTTGCAGCTTAAAgttcattaataaatatttttcattttgaaacatTTTCCAGCTGAATCTCAAATAATCTCCTTAGTAAGAACTAATTAAGCTAATTGAACACAAAGTGCCCTAGGGGGTTAGTTCCTCAAGACTACTACCGTTAAACACTTCCTTACCTTTGATCTCCTCATAGAACTACGAGTGACATAAAACTAGATTCCTTGTGTTTTTTCTAGGGAAATAATTTAACCTATTTTCcagaaattaagaaacaaatgaaatattttctatCTAGAGGTGAGAAACAATGCCttcatttctcttcttcttcatgatATAAGCCCTTCCATTTTCCTACAGTCATTCTAGAAGAGCAAAACAATTGCAAATATCTAATTGTGAGGTAAAATATTTCAGGGATGTTATCATTGTTTCCTGTAATAGCACCAATGAGGCAGGCTAAACCAATAGGCCATAAAGCATCTTCAAGAAAACAATTGGTCTACACAATTAATGGAATACAATAACCGAATATTGACAAGAAGATACAGGATATTTTACCTGCAATCCAACTGTCTGAGACAACAACACTAACTCATTGTATCCTTTCTGAAACTGAACTGGCTGGACCGCCTTGACCCAATGACCAACCACACTGCCTTAACTTCCACGAGATATTCCAGCATGAATGTTAGAAAATAACAGGTTAGGGAGGTATTGAGAATATAAAGATGGCAAGCATTATTCGCAGTGCCTATGATAGAAagcaataatttttctatttactcGAAGAAGCAGTCATAAAAATGCTGTAGCAGGCAGGAAACTACAAAATTTCATGAAACATCtctaatttgcaagaaaatattgCATTCAATCTTGGTGAGGATTTCTGGTAGAATTGATGCAAAAGTAATCTAACACCCATGACTTTGCTACAAAGACCACACAAGCTGGAGTCAGTTGCCCTGAAAAAAGTGCAATTTATTTCACCTTTTCCCAAGAACCATGTTATGATTAGGAAAATGTAATGCTCCAGAACAACTTCCAACAAATCAGGAAAAATATCTTAAACGAATTTCAATCTCTTTCAGCCTATGTTTAACCACTGAATCCCCCTTTTcataaatgaaacaaataatcaatgatttaaaaatgGGTCATTAAAGAACAGAGTTTTGATAGGCTACACATTCTTCCTATGCTTCAAATGCGTTCTTAACAGTTTCCTCGAAAACATACATCAACTAGTCTATTAAATAAGGACAACTAGggtttattataaaatcatttatactCTTGGAAAACATTTCCTGGCTGAGTTTGCAGAACTTCACCGCTAGGATGAAACAACATagaaagaacaaagaagaaatgaagcgaacaaaaggaaaaaaaacacaaacacactCATGGTTATGTAGATGGATGCACTTATATATGAAGGATAATACAAGACATTACCTGTAAGCTGGCCATTGATAAATACACGCAACACATCACGCATGCTATCTATTGAAACTGCAGGGCTGACTTTATTTTTCTCCCAAAATGCAATGTCATCATCAGAAACATATATTCTGCATTTCATGAAAGCATTTAATTGAGCAGGCATTAATTAcatgaaaactataaaaaaaaaatgaacctgTTGAGTACACAATGCGTTCAATTAACAACCTAAGGTGATAGAACTCAAGCATTGAAAGCTCACTCGTAAATATTGAGTTCCTTATAATGCTAAATGTTGATTGAATTCACCCGAATAACTAGATCTAGTTTTTTAAACAAGTTGTGGAACGACAACACAGACAACACAGACCCGTCAtggtaaatttattttagatttcagCTTGCTAAAGCCTTGTTATATGTTACTTACAGTAACTGTATTGGACAAATGAAATGCATAGCTCTATTAACACAACAAATTATATATCATGTCCAGCATACtacatttctttgttttctacAAAGAATAATACTTTTACATCCATATTCAAGACACAATGATGCACCTTGTGAAATACCACAGATAGTCAGATTCATCCTTTGTCACATTCAAATGCTCCAATATGCCTTTCACAGTAAAATTCTCCTCACTCCACAAAGTAATTGGCTCTTTGGCAATCAGCCAGGATGTTGATTGTGGAGAATCTTCATTCTGAACAATGAATTGTGGAAGTAGAGAACTGTTTGAAAGAGGCAAAACAAACTCCACAGTCTTGATATGAGTCTGTGCTGCAACCTGATTTTATGAGGGGAAaggaaagaattaaaagaacaGCTTCAAACATCTACCAGACATCTttgttcaaaaatataaaggtaaaaaaacctaaaatctcATAAAGTCGAGtcatataaaatattcttaaaaaaacatagaaagggATGGATGTCAGGGTtttcacaataataaaaatggaaTTTCTTGGTGTTTGGAGCGGGGGCAGAGTGAGCCAAATGCTTCTATCCAGAAGGATGCAATTAACTTGAGAAAGATTTCAAACTTTTTCattttgcaatttgtttttttggtgaaaCGTTGTACAAGAGCTATAACAATATTTAGTTTCAAAGGCATTCCTTTGCATAAATTATTCAGATCAAATTTATGATGGACTGAAATCTTCAGATTTTTTATGAGCATGATTTGACTTCAGCATGTAATTGTCAAACTTGCGAAAAGAACAAACATTCCCAAGCACAGGAGAGTATAGATGTGAAGTTATAGGACTGTTGCATCAAAATGTCTAGCGAACATATAGCAAATAAAGGCAAAATACATTTACAAGTGTCCACACAAGAGTGAATCATATGTAGATTTCAGACAAGTGCCTAATTTCCCAAATGCATGCATTATCCTAAATATAAGAACCAAACCTTGGCAGTGTTGAAGACAGTATTTCTGCAGTCTGGTAATATACTCACTGACCATGGAGGTAAAGTAAATGATTGACCAAGGAATCTCACAGTAGCTGCTTGACGTTCATCAATATTAGCAAGAAATGCAGAGCACTTGCTTTGACTTCCATACTGAGAGAAATTCATGCCTTGAATGCTTAGACTTCCACCGTACACATGTGCCTGAATAGTTTTTTGTTCAATAAAGCTCAAAACCTTTGACTAGACAAAACAAGTAAAACTGCAAGTATAGTAGCGTAGAGATCACACCAAATCACATGCAAAATGGAAAAATGGTAAAGGTTCTTCATTCAGAGCAAAGAATGATTCGGTAGCTCTATTTATCTAAACACTTCAAGCTTCAAATGGTTGGCATGAGTTAAGGAGTTCACAATATTTTCTCAAaagcattttctttttgttaacaTGAATTTGGAGTCGGACAATGCTGGGATTTCAGATATATCTCATTTCTGGCTTGTAGGATAACTGTTTCAAAATATGTCCTCATGTCGATTCATCTAATGCAGCCCTAAACAAAATAGAATCATTCAAAATCCATGCAACATCCATATATTCATGAGATTTCTAAGGGTAAATTGCACCATCCTTCCCTAGGTGGAGGTTAAACTTAAGATCTCCTCACCTTCTAAGATATTACATTGACTTGAAAATACAAGGGCAGGTGCTAGCGGGAATAGTGTTAGAAATGGTGATGCTTGTTTCACAGGGATCTGTTGGATCAGGTCTAAAAATGGTGAAGGTGATGATGCTGGTGAAGCTGATACCTGGTATTTCTTATGCATCTTCCACATTTAGTAACATAGATGAGGTAGGTACAAGTGTTGAAGACAGCAATGAGAATACCATCCACTAGACAACTCTGACATGAAGAAGAATCCTGTATCCAGGCTTTGGAAAACGATTCTAAAGAATGGAAAATCATTAGGTTTGAAGGCAGCAATGAGAATAACATCCACCTGACAACTCCACGTGAAGAGAAATCCTGTATTTAGGTTTTTGAGAAAGATTTTAAATGATGATAGAATCTCAACTCCCTTTGGTAGGAAGAAAG
This region includes:
- the LOC18107085 gene encoding beta-galactosidase 9 — translated: MISSSRLKISFFQFLSFYLIIQFTLISSNFFEPFNVTYDHRALIIDGRRRILNSAGIHYPRATPEMWPDLIAKSKEGGADVVQTYVFWGGHEPVKGQYYFEGRYDLVKFVKLVGESGLYLHLRIGPYVCAEWNFGGFPVWLRDVPGVVFRTDNAPFKEEMQKFVTKIVDLMREEMLLSWQGGPIIMFQIENEYGNIEHSFGQGGKEYMKWAAGMALALDAGVPWVMCKQTDAPENIIDACNGYYCDGFKPNSPKKPIFWTEDWDGWYTTWGGRLPHRPVEDLAFAVARFFQRGGSFQNYYMYFGGTNFGRTSGGPFYITSYDYDAPIDEYGLLSEPKWGHLKDLHAAIKLCEPALVAADSAQYIKLGPKQEAHVYGGSLSIQGMNFSQYGSQSKCSAFLANIDERQAATVRFLGQSFTLPPWSVSILPDCRNTVFNTAKVAAQTHIKTVEFVLPLSNSSLLPQFIVQNEDSPQSTSWLIAKEPITLWSEENFTVKGILEHLNVTKDESDYLWYFTRIYVSDDDIAFWEKNKVSPAVSIDSMRDVLRVFINGQLTGSVVGHWVKAVQPVQFQKGYNELVLLSQTVGLQNYGAFLERDGAGFKGQIKLTGFKNGDIDLSNLSWTYQVGLKGEFLKVYSTGDNEKFEWSELAVDATPSTFTWYKTFFDAPSGVDPVALDLGSMGKGQAWVNGHHIGRYWTVVSPKDGCGSCDYRGAYSSGKCRTNCGNPTQTWYHVPRAWLEASNNLLVVFEETGGNPFEISVKLRSAKVICAQVSESHYPPLRKWSRADLTGGNISRNDMTPEMHLKCQDGHIMSSIEFASYGTPNGSCQKFSRGNCHASNSSSVVTEACQGKNKCDIAISNAVFGDPCRGVIKTLAVEARCISSSNIGYSRY